A single Pedobacter sp. PACM 27299 DNA region contains:
- the pilV gene encoding shufflon system plasmid conjugative transfer pilus tip adhesin PilV, with product MSEIPFIDDQYIDQTIKSAGVYNPALNKTQGVKLRELIKRLRDRIEESNSDVVNISGTQHITGTKSFTQISVEELSFIKNGFASLLRNPLNQSQNYIYTLPRESGEIALFSQLNKAVIDLENVDNTSDADKPISVATLQALRDKQNALNFSPENTSNKAVSLDNPDHTRYPTTQAVVDAINDIVLTPGPKGDTGASGATGAQGNQGVPGSDATVQDASAVSKGKLKLAGDLGGTADAPTVPGKANTSGDNATGTWKIDITGTAAVATNAMNWGGRSAELNNNAALVFAPVVIDGTDGKGKLGTVPLFQNWLGLNNGSVLNNAANSWGDATSQAQYSGDGTTAVNTFLMGFSYDSKWSPKSKTAVQTFIDVNNGATLFNNISGTSALSYNSAQWNGYDFDKSNAYGSGFDLIFGRTTGTNEARLISQEGMQAYIGVNPGGETLRSVLARGTQGNQGQSIQLQATDPGNGYYELKNVLNSEGTSFRLISGVWGISQDGFSIYNNRGTTPFFIAESGNTHIGYTSDLGYTFAVNGNSYFNGPIVGHSYAIDGWISNIAIARFGHRDFNTASYYGFLQSASGKVSIWGNGIDIDGNVNFSGNTRINGSLVSDGVFVGNSTGTFASNLEVYGRGVFLGGTGSDFESANLEVRSSSGRSPNLSFHWPGMVASQISIEPSGRIAIKNNPGTSYEAFIAETIYANGGISANGNVSGGRGSFGYDSGLQGSVCASNWFRSSGNTGWINESYGGGLYMSDSTWIRTYNNASIFSGTAIQAGQRFETSGHYKCFGFRGIAGDYDTAGTTDKIVWTIGDNWNTIESMYGIGYSYKTKYVDGNHQMVFRQAGAVHASIDLDDGRAFFDGMVTTPIVKATSKLLIPSTSGKQWSLYVQDN from the coding sequence ATGTCGGAAATTCCATTTATCGATGATCAGTATATTGATCAAACTATTAAATCAGCTGGAGTGTATAACCCAGCATTAAATAAAACTCAAGGTGTTAAATTGAGGGAGCTGATTAAGCGACTTCGTGACCGCATAGAGGAAAGTAATTCTGATGTCGTAAATATTAGTGGAACTCAGCACATCACTGGTACTAAAAGCTTTACTCAGATCAGTGTGGAAGAGCTTTCTTTTATAAAAAATGGCTTCGCCAGTTTATTGAGAAATCCCTTAAATCAGAGTCAGAATTACATATATACATTACCAAGAGAAAGCGGGGAGATCGCGCTCTTTAGCCAGTTGAATAAGGCCGTTATTGATCTTGAGAATGTCGATAATACCTCAGATGCGGACAAACCAATTTCAGTAGCAACGTTGCAGGCACTGCGAGACAAACAGAATGCACTGAATTTTAGCCCGGAAAATACGTCTAATAAGGCGGTCAGTCTGGATAATCCAGATCACACGAGATACCCGACAACACAGGCAGTGGTAGACGCGATTAATGACATTGTGTTAACACCGGGGCCGAAGGGTGATACAGGTGCTTCCGGTGCGACGGGAGCCCAGGGAAATCAAGGGGTGCCTGGTTCTGATGCAACAGTCCAGGATGCTTCAGCTGTGTCAAAAGGAAAGTTAAAATTGGCGGGTGATCTTGGAGGTACAGCTGATGCACCTACTGTGCCTGGCAAAGCGAATACTAGTGGAGACAACGCAACAGGTACATGGAAAATAGATATTACCGGAACAGCAGCAGTAGCGACTAATGCAATGAATTGGGGAGGGCGAAGTGCTGAACTTAATAATAATGCAGCACTTGTGTTTGCTCCTGTAGTAATAGATGGTACAGATGGAAAAGGGAAGTTGGGTACGGTACCTTTATTTCAAAACTGGCTAGGATTGAATAATGGTTCAGTATTGAATAATGCAGCCAACAGTTGGGGTGATGCTACAAGTCAGGCACAATATAGTGGCGATGGTACAACTGCTGTGAATACTTTTTTAATGGGTTTCAGTTACGATAGCAAGTGGAGTCCAAAGAGCAAAACAGCGGTTCAGACCTTTATAGATGTTAACAATGGGGCTACATTGTTCAATAATATATCCGGTACCTCGGCATTATCTTATAATTCAGCTCAGTGGAATGGCTATGATTTTGATAAGTCTAATGCATACGGTTCCGGTTTTGATTTGATATTTGGCAGGACTACCGGTACTAATGAGGCAAGACTTATTTCACAAGAGGGAATGCAGGCGTATATTGGAGTAAATCCAGGAGGTGAAACTTTGCGTAGTGTATTAGCGAGAGGTACCCAAGGCAATCAAGGGCAATCTATTCAATTACAAGCTACAGACCCAGGAAATGGTTATTATGAGCTAAAAAATGTATTAAATTCAGAAGGAACCTCATTCAGATTAATCTCAGGAGTTTGGGGAATTAGTCAAGATGGTTTTTCAATTTATAATAACAGAGGCACAACGCCATTTTTTATAGCTGAAAGCGGCAATACACATATTGGTTATACGTCTGATCTAGGATATACTTTTGCTGTCAATGGTAATTCTTATTTCAATGGACCCATAGTTGGTCATTCATATGCGATCGACGGATGGATTAGTAATATTGCTATAGCGAGATTTGGCCATAGGGATTTTAATACAGCTAGTTATTACGGGTTCTTGCAATCAGCATCTGGAAAAGTCAGTATATGGGGAAATGGTATTGATATTGACGGCAATGTCAATTTCTCAGGAAATACAAGAATTAACGGCTCATTAGTTTCAGATGGCGTATTCGTTGGCAATAGCACTGGCACATTTGCTAGCAATTTAGAGGTCTACGGAAGAGGTGTGTTTTTAGGAGGCACAGGTAGCGATTTTGAAAGTGCAAATTTAGAGGTTCGCAGTTCATCAGGAAGGTCACCAAACCTATCCTTCCATTGGCCTGGTATGGTAGCTTCTCAAATTTCAATAGAGCCAAGTGGCAGAATCGCTATAAAAAATAATCCCGGGACATCTTATGAAGCATTTATTGCTGAGACTATATATGCAAACGGAGGAATTTCAGCCAATGGTAACGTCTCAGGAGGCAGGGGGAGTTTTGGTTACGATTCAGGTCTTCAAGGATCAGTATGTGCTTCTAACTGGTTTAGGAGTAGTGGAAATACAGGATGGATTAATGAATCCTATGGAGGAGGTCTTTATATGTCAGATTCTACATGGATTCGAACATACAACAATGCTAGTATTTTTTCTGGAACAGCTATACAAGCCGGACAAAGATTCGAAACATCAGGTCACTATAAATGCTTTGGATTTAGAGGTATAGCCGGTGATTATGATACAGCTGGAACTACCGATAAAATAGTATGGACTATTGGTGATAA